In one Halichondria panicea chromosome 4, odHalPani1.1, whole genome shotgun sequence genomic region, the following are encoded:
- the LOC135334624 gene encoding TNF receptor-associated factor 3-like encodes MPVNDHLVSGDFKNPALFTKYRCPQCTHILKNTVQLINCGHWLCKSCAEFLDSDSSTKCPTLGCHAHGDLRYSPDWCARKDIEKLEVTCPRREKGCTWEGKLSNLGSHQKDVCKLQNPSICGETIIHDEIDTPLADCTKMMEMKNQKESSLSRQHDCHGEYIKFNALFNESAETRSAIHFDEDLPNPQPASTNHSFRHTKTALSVVFESDIHMARVTQSISTSKLEQICIKRDMLRDQVVSLQESQSETVKQNYQRLRSESGNYDGTILWKIKNFKVKLADAQSGKYTSIFSLPFYSGQYGYKMCLKLYFMGDGIGKNTHMSLFFVIMKGEFDSILKWPFTSKVTFKLINQTGNRDIIDTFQPDPMSSSFQKPKSDMNIVSGCPQFVTHSELNLGGFIVTDTVFIKCIVDKCA; translated from the exons ATGCCGGTGAATGATCATTTAGTTTCTGGAGACTTCAAGAATCCAGCTCTCTTCACTAAGTACCGCTGCCCTCAATGCACCCATATCCTGAAGAATACTGTTCAGCTTATTAACTGTGGCCATTGGCTATGCAAAAGTTGCGCTGAATTTCTTGATTCAGACAG CTCAACAAAGTGTCCAACGTTGGGCTGCCATGCCCATGGAGATTTAAGG TACTCTCCAGATTGGTGTGCGAGAAAGGATATTGAGAAGCTAGAGGTCACTTGCCCTCGTCGTGAAAAGGGATGCACATGGGAAGGCAAATTATCAAATCTGGGATCTCATCAGAAGGATGTCTGCAAGCTTCAAAACCCATCCATTTGTGGGGAAACCATTATTCATGACGAAATAGACACACCACTTGCTGACTGTACAAAAATG ATGGAAATGAAAAATCAAAAAGAAAGTTCATTGTCCCGCCAACATGACTGTCATGGGGAATACATAAAATTTAATGCACTATTTAATGAG agtGCAGAAACGCGAAGTGCTATTCATTTTGATGAAGATCTCCCAAACCCTCAACCTGCATCCACAAATCATTCCTTCAG ACATACAAAAACAGCTTTGTCAGTTGTTTTCGAAAGTGACATCCACATGGCGAGGGTTACTCAAAGTATCTCAACATCTAAACTTGAACAAATCTGCATTAAGAGAGACATGTTAAGGGACCAAGTGGTGAGCTTGCAGGAGTCACAGAGTGAGACGGTCAAACAAAATTATCAACGGTTGAGAAGCGAGAGTGGTAACTATGACGGGACCATATTATGGAAGATTAAGAACTTTAAAGTGAAACTGGCAGACGCACAATCAGGCAAATACACATCCATCTTCAGCCTTCCATTCTACTCTGGACAATATGGCTACAAAATGTGTCTTAAGTTGTACTTCATGGGAGACGGTATTGGAAAGAACACGCACATGTCGCTGTTCTTTGTTATCATGAAGGGAGAGTTTGACAGCATTCTCAAATGGCCTTTCACATCCAAGGTGACCTTCAAGCTGATCAACCAGACAGGGAATAGGGACATCATCGACACTTTCCAACCAGACCCCATGAGCAGCTCTTTCCAAAAACCAAAGTCCGATATGAACATTGTTTCGGGCTGTCCACAATTTGTTACCCATTCAGAATTAAATCTTGGTGGATTTATTGTCACCGATACCGTGTTTATCAAGTGTATTGTTGACAAATGTGCATGA
- the LOC135334633 gene encoding copper homeostasis protein cutC homolog isoform X3, whose protein sequence is MSSTTMEVCIDSVESAVNAEMGGANRLELCACLGEGGTTPTLGMLRIVKKSTKLPVFVMIRPRGGDFLYSNNEFRIMKEDIRILKEGGSDGFVFGILTPEGCIDAKRVEELISLSRPLPVTFHRAFDMIKEPSDCLETLIQLGVDRLLTSGCEQNAFKGAPLIKSLVKQANGQISIMPGGGITEDNLEQILTETGVNEFHCSARVSVESRMVYRNEQVCMGTSHGSSEFSLKTTGVDRVKRLVAIASHGTR, encoded by the exons ATGTCAA GTACGACAATGGAGGTGTGCATTGACTCTGTGGAATCAGCCGTCAATGCTGAAATGGGTGGAGCCAACAGACTGGaactgtgtgcatgtctgGGGGAGGGtgggaccacacccactttagGGATGCTCCGTATTGTCAAAAAGTCCACCAAGCTACCCGTATTCGTAATGATTAGACCAAGAGGTGGAGACTTCCTCTATTCGAATAACGAATTTCGAATTATGAAAGAAGATATTCGAATTCTTAAAGAAGGTGGTTCTGATGGATTTGTGTTTGGGATTCTAACACCTGAAGGTTGCATCGATGCAAAGAGAGTTGAAGAACTTATCTCATTATCTCGACCATTACCAGTAACTTTCCATCGAGCATTCGATATGATCAAAGAACCAAGTGACTGTCTGGAGACATTGATACAACTAGGTGTGGATCGATTACTTACCAGTGGATGTGAGCAAAATGCTTTCAAGGGAGCCCCTCTAATTAAATCACTCGTTAAGCAGGCTAACGGTCAGATATCTATCATGCCAGGTGGTGGAATCACTGAGGATAATTTGGAACAAATTTTGACTGAAACTGGAGTTAACGAATTTCATTGTTCTGCCCGTGTGTCTGTTGAATCGAGAATGGTGTATCGGAATGAGCAAGTGTGTATGGGAACCAGTCATGGAAGTTCAGAGTTTAGCTTAAAGACTACTGGAGTTGATAGAGTTAAAAGACTTGTAGCAATTGCATCTCATGGTACTCGTTAA
- the LOC135335675 gene encoding TNF receptor-associated factor 2-like, with protein sequence MTEDKVSKTGQSISDLCNCKTHDQSIECKCSNRFFKCSIASYGCPQVQLMTRDEHNKHMASNYMQHLSILFTACLHEYTRTNLAREGTSIRTIPREKGATLRRSNHDRNERECKKLTKLPPSTGELFKMVVITRELDNKAKREQMKVAALSERLSNLQEQIGDLDAMEPEDGSGSIKLTIEQFSGHLHTKMKLLCSQPFYLERIPYKVRIEVHFDNPENGMISHLSLLLVIVKGDYDSVIQWPFSQKVTFKLTSFKGSDIALIELKTAGVIKEDNVIVECQIHW encoded by the exons ATGACGGAGGACAAGGTCTCCAAGACTGGTCAGAGTATTTCTGACCTCTGCAACTGCAAAACTCATGATCAAAGCATAGAGTGCAAGTGTTCAAATCGATTTTTTAAATGTTCTATCGCCAGTTATGGATGTCCCCAAGTACAATTG ATGACGCGGGACGAACACAATAAACACATGGCAAGCAATTATATGCAGCATTTGAGCATTCTCTTTACAGCTTGCCTGCATGAATACACGAGAACAAATTTAGCACGTGAGGGAACATCGATACGCACCATCCCTCGTGAAAAAGGCGCAACACTCAGGCGAAGCAACCATGATCGGAATGAAAGAGAATGTAAAAAGCTAACCAAATTGCCCCCCAGTACAGGTGAATTGTTTAAGATGGTAGTGATTACTCGAGAATTGGACAACAAGGCTAAAAGAGAACAAATGAAAGTTGCAGCTCTTAGTGAGAGACTTAGTAATTTACAAGAGCAAATAGGAGATTTGGATGCAATGGAACCAGAAGATGGCTCTGGATCAATCAAATTGACTATAGAACAGTTTAGTGGCCACCTACACACTAAAATGAAACTATTGTGCAGCCAACCGTTCTATCTTGAGAGGATTCCGTACAAGGTTCGCATTGAGGTACACTTTGATAATCCTGAGAATGGAATGATTTCCCATTTGTCTCTACTACTAGTGATCGTGAAAGGAGACTATGACAGTGTAATTCAGTGGCCGTTCTCACAGAAGGTCACCTTCAAGCTGACTAGCTTCAAGGGCAGTGATATTGCTCTAATAG AACTGAAGACAGCGGGTGTTATCAAAGAAGACAATGTTATTGTTGAATGTCAGATTCATTGGTAA
- the LOC135334633 gene encoding copper homeostasis protein cutC homolog isoform X1, which produces MDYKLVGTTMEVCIDSVESAVNAEMGGANRLELCACLGEGGTTPTLGMLRIVKKSTKLPVFVMIRPRGGDFLYSNNEFRIMKEDIRILKEGGSDGFVFGILTPEGCIDAKRVEELISLSRPLPVTFHRAFDMIKEPSDCLETLIQLGVDRLLTSGCEQNAFKGAPLIKSLVKQANGQISIMPGGGITEDNLEQILTETGVNEFHCSARVSVESRMVYRNEQVCMGTSHGSSEFSLKTTGVDRVKRLVAIASHGTR; this is translated from the exons atggactacaaactagtag GTACGACAATGGAGGTGTGCATTGACTCTGTGGAATCAGCCGTCAATGCTGAAATGGGTGGAGCCAACAGACTGGaactgtgtgcatgtctgGGGGAGGGtgggaccacacccactttagGGATGCTCCGTATTGTCAAAAAGTCCACCAAGCTACCCGTATTCGTAATGATTAGACCAAGAGGTGGAGACTTCCTCTATTCGAATAACGAATTTCGAATTATGAAAGAAGATATTCGAATTCTTAAAGAAGGTGGTTCTGATGGATTTGTGTTTGGGATTCTAACACCTGAAGGTTGCATCGATGCAAAGAGAGTTGAAGAACTTATCTCATTATCTCGACCATTACCAGTAACTTTCCATCGAGCATTCGATATGATCAAAGAACCAAGTGACTGTCTGGAGACATTGATACAACTAGGTGTGGATCGATTACTTACCAGTGGATGTGAGCAAAATGCTTTCAAGGGAGCCCCTCTAATTAAATCACTCGTTAAGCAGGCTAACGGTCAGATATCTATCATGCCAGGTGGTGGAATCACTGAGGATAATTTGGAACAAATTTTGACTGAAACTGGAGTTAACGAATTTCATTGTTCTGCCCGTGTGTCTGTTGAATCGAGAATGGTGTATCGGAATGAGCAAGTGTGTATGGGAACCAGTCATGGAAGTTCAGAGTTTAGCTTAAAGACTACTGGAGTTGATAGAGTTAAAAGACTTGTAGCAATTGCATCTCATGGTACTCGTTAA
- the LOC135334633 gene encoding copper homeostasis protein cutC homolog isoform X4, whose translation MEVCIDSVESAVNAEMGGANRLELCACLGEGGTTPTLGMLRIVKKSTKLPVFVMIRPRGGDFLYSNNEFRIMKEDIRILKEGGSDGFVFGILTPEGCIDAKRVEELISLSRPLPVTFHRAFDMIKEPSDCLETLIQLGVDRLLTSGCEQNAFKGAPLIKSLVKQANGQISIMPGGGITEDNLEQILTETGVNEFHCSARVSVESRMVYRNEQVCMGTSHGSSEFSLKTTGVDRVKRLVAIASHGTR comes from the coding sequence ATGGAGGTGTGCATTGACTCTGTGGAATCAGCCGTCAATGCTGAAATGGGTGGAGCCAACAGACTGGaactgtgtgcatgtctgGGGGAGGGtgggaccacacccactttagGGATGCTCCGTATTGTCAAAAAGTCCACCAAGCTACCCGTATTCGTAATGATTAGACCAAGAGGTGGAGACTTCCTCTATTCGAATAACGAATTTCGAATTATGAAAGAAGATATTCGAATTCTTAAAGAAGGTGGTTCTGATGGATTTGTGTTTGGGATTCTAACACCTGAAGGTTGCATCGATGCAAAGAGAGTTGAAGAACTTATCTCATTATCTCGACCATTACCAGTAACTTTCCATCGAGCATTCGATATGATCAAAGAACCAAGTGACTGTCTGGAGACATTGATACAACTAGGTGTGGATCGATTACTTACCAGTGGATGTGAGCAAAATGCTTTCAAGGGAGCCCCTCTAATTAAATCACTCGTTAAGCAGGCTAACGGTCAGATATCTATCATGCCAGGTGGTGGAATCACTGAGGATAATTTGGAACAAATTTTGACTGAAACTGGAGTTAACGAATTTCATTGTTCTGCCCGTGTGTCTGTTGAATCGAGAATGGTGTATCGGAATGAGCAAGTGTGTATGGGAACCAGTCATGGAAGTTCAGAGTTTAGCTTAAAGACTACTGGAGTTGATAGAGTTAAAAGACTTGTAGCAATTGCATCTCATGGTACTCGTTAA
- the LOC135334633 gene encoding copper homeostasis protein cutC homolog isoform X2 produces the protein MSHACTTMEVCIDSVESAVNAEMGGANRLELCACLGEGGTTPTLGMLRIVKKSTKLPVFVMIRPRGGDFLYSNNEFRIMKEDIRILKEGGSDGFVFGILTPEGCIDAKRVEELISLSRPLPVTFHRAFDMIKEPSDCLETLIQLGVDRLLTSGCEQNAFKGAPLIKSLVKQANGQISIMPGGGITEDNLEQILTETGVNEFHCSARVSVESRMVYRNEQVCMGTSHGSSEFSLKTTGVDRVKRLVAIASHGTR, from the exons atgtctcatgcat GTACGACAATGGAGGTGTGCATTGACTCTGTGGAATCAGCCGTCAATGCTGAAATGGGTGGAGCCAACAGACTGGaactgtgtgcatgtctgGGGGAGGGtgggaccacacccactttagGGATGCTCCGTATTGTCAAAAAGTCCACCAAGCTACCCGTATTCGTAATGATTAGACCAAGAGGTGGAGACTTCCTCTATTCGAATAACGAATTTCGAATTATGAAAGAAGATATTCGAATTCTTAAAGAAGGTGGTTCTGATGGATTTGTGTTTGGGATTCTAACACCTGAAGGTTGCATCGATGCAAAGAGAGTTGAAGAACTTATCTCATTATCTCGACCATTACCAGTAACTTTCCATCGAGCATTCGATATGATCAAAGAACCAAGTGACTGTCTGGAGACATTGATACAACTAGGTGTGGATCGATTACTTACCAGTGGATGTGAGCAAAATGCTTTCAAGGGAGCCCCTCTAATTAAATCACTCGTTAAGCAGGCTAACGGTCAGATATCTATCATGCCAGGTGGTGGAATCACTGAGGATAATTTGGAACAAATTTTGACTGAAACTGGAGTTAACGAATTTCATTGTTCTGCCCGTGTGTCTGTTGAATCGAGAATGGTGTATCGGAATGAGCAAGTGTGTATGGGAACCAGTCATGGAAGTTCAGAGTTTAGCTTAAAGACTACTGGAGTTGATAGAGTTAAAAGACTTGTAGCAATTGCATCTCATGGTACTCGTTAA